The proteins below come from a single Erythrobacter sp. SG61-1L genomic window:
- a CDS encoding helix-turn-helix domain-containing protein codes for MRIGELARATGVSAETIRFYEREGILKRPARTASNYRDYGKNDLALLKFIRSARDLGFSMAQVRELLDLADDRSRSCVAVDELARAHLADVDRKIAELSSLRNELARLLSKCEQGSIEDCLIIEALGQQG; via the coding sequence ATGAGGATCGGAGAACTTGCTCGCGCAACGGGCGTGAGTGCGGAGACAATTCGCTTCTACGAACGCGAGGGCATTCTAAAGCGGCCGGCTCGCACTGCGAGCAACTATCGCGACTACGGAAAGAATGATCTGGCATTGCTCAAATTCATCCGTTCCGCGCGCGATCTGGGATTCTCGATGGCGCAGGTGCGTGAGCTACTGGATTTAGCAGACGACCGCTCCCGATCGTGCGTCGCAGTAGACGAGTTGGCTCGTGCGCATCTTGCCGACGTTGACCGCAAGATCGCGGAGCTTTCGTCGCTTCGCAACGAACTCGCCCGATTGCTGTCGAAATGTGAGCAAGGCTCTATTGAAGACTGTCTGATAATTGAAGCTCTCGGACAGCAAGGATAG
- a CDS encoding class I SAM-dependent methyltransferase, which yields MSSDMEAHWNRVYRQKGSNGVSWYQEKPTLSLAALDRFGARPTDALIDVGGGASSLVDHLLDRGWEDLSVLDLAQSSLDAARLRLGDRGEQIVWIRADITQWTPPRSYDVWHDRAVFHFLTEPAQRSAYKAALAQGLLPGGLVIMATFAPDGPEKCSGLPVVRYDAEGLQAEPGDSFELLEDWREEHVTPWGDRQAFVWCVFRKRS from the coding sequence GTGAGCAGCGACATGGAGGCACATTGGAACCGGGTCTACCGGCAAAAAGGTAGCAATGGGGTTAGCTGGTATCAGGAGAAGCCCACACTGTCTCTCGCAGCCCTTGATCGCTTCGGTGCGCGGCCCACGGATGCACTCATTGACGTAGGTGGAGGAGCGTCTTCGCTTGTCGACCATCTGCTTGACCGTGGCTGGGAGGATCTTTCTGTACTCGATCTAGCGCAGTCGTCACTTGATGCGGCCCGTTTGCGACTGGGTGATCGTGGCGAACAGATCGTGTGGATTCGTGCGGATATCACGCAGTGGACGCCACCCCGCAGCTATGACGTCTGGCATGATCGGGCTGTTTTTCATTTTCTGACGGAGCCGGCCCAGCGCTCAGCATACAAGGCTGCACTTGCGCAGGGTCTCTTACCGGGAGGATTGGTCATCATGGCAACCTTTGCCCCTGACGGTCCGGAAAAATGCAGCGGTCTGCCTGTCGTACGCTACGACGCGGAAGGTTTGCAGGCGGAACCCGGCGACAGCTTTGAATTGCTGGAGGACTGGCGCGAAGAGCACGTTACCCCGTGGGGCGACAGACAGGCTTTTGTCTGGTGCGTATTTAGAAAACGATCATGA
- a CDS encoding TolC family protein, whose product MRYFLAFCGALMSGMSPVLARPVSYDEALRGAVLGQPQVRSRELQLDARRSAADAADELPDPTLRAGIRNLPVTGPDLLDPTMMTMLEVGIEQQIPNLAERRARAGIATADIETASAELARTRYLARLGAGESWVRLAYAQRRLVVADTALDQVYELVPVSRSAVSSGSARPAESLEVRRAVLEIEDARTAIEADEAAAQAQLARYIDETDAVAAGEPPSAEIDPEELRRSLANHPEILLAGAQLREMQARVDLARSDNRPDFGVSASYGVRERQYGDMFTVMGSITLPLFGKHRQQPLIAAADAEAQAAIANREDRMRALNARFEADLAVWRSAFRQWQRAREELLPLARDRVSLETASYAAGRADLIDVIAAIKALALLDIEILRREEATVAAATRLRLAYTEDVQ is encoded by the coding sequence ATGAGGTATTTCCTCGCATTCTGCGGGGCTTTGATGTCGGGCATGTCGCCGGTATTGGCCCGGCCGGTCAGCTACGACGAAGCCTTGCGCGGCGCTGTTCTGGGACAGCCGCAAGTAAGATCGCGCGAACTGCAACTCGATGCGCGTCGCAGCGCCGCCGATGCTGCCGACGAACTGCCCGATCCGACACTGCGCGCGGGCATCCGCAATCTTCCCGTTACCGGCCCCGATCTCCTGGACCCGACAATGATGACCATGCTCGAGGTCGGGATCGAACAACAGATACCCAATCTTGCGGAGAGGCGCGCAAGGGCCGGTATCGCCACTGCCGATATCGAAACTGCCAGCGCCGAACTTGCCCGTACCCGATATCTGGCGCGACTGGGGGCAGGCGAATCCTGGGTTCGGCTGGCCTATGCCCAGCGTAGGCTGGTGGTCGCGGATACTGCGCTCGATCAGGTTTACGAACTTGTCCCTGTCTCCCGCAGCGCGGTCTCATCGGGCTCGGCGCGCCCCGCTGAAAGTCTCGAGGTTCGCCGCGCTGTTCTCGAGATCGAGGACGCACGAACTGCCATCGAAGCCGACGAGGCGGCGGCGCAGGCGCAGCTTGCACGATATATCGATGAAACCGATGCGGTCGCGGCAGGCGAACCTCCTTCCGCCGAAATCGATCCCGAAGAATTACGGCGAAGTCTAGCGAACCATCCAGAGATCCTGCTTGCGGGTGCCCAGTTACGCGAGATGCAGGCAAGGGTCGATCTCGCCCGGTCCGACAACCGGCCCGATTTCGGAGTGAGTGCCAGCTACGGGGTTCGCGAACGCCAGTACGGCGATATGTTCACTGTCATGGGGAGCATAACGCTTCCCCTCTTCGGCAAGCATCGCCAGCAACCGCTGATTGCTGCCGCGGACGCAGAAGCCCAGGCCGCAATCGCCAATCGCGAAGACCGGATGCGAGCTCTGAACGCTCGGTTCGAAGCCGATCTTGCCGTTTGGCGAAGCGCTTTTCGCCAATGGCAGAGGGCACGCGAGGAACTGCTGCCATTGGCCAGGGACAGGGTATCCCTCGAAACTGCCAGCTATGCCGCCGGACGTGCCGACCTGATCGACGTCATCGCGGCGATCAAGGCGTTGGCACTCCTCGATATCGAAATCCTGAGGCGTGAGGAGGCCACCGTGGCAGCCGCCACGAGGCTCCGCCTGGCTTACACGGAGGATGTTCAGTGA
- a CDS encoding efflux RND transporter periplasmic adaptor subunit: MTNAWSRLTPRHKSWMVTGVIVLTTFAAGYGIARLGTQGDSTVAVSADCEDVLYWYDPMVPGQHFNEPGKSPFMDMQLVPKCAGEEASTGVRIDPGLVQNFGIRTSAAEYGVLEPEITVTGVLAYNGRDVAIVQPRAGGYVQRTYGRAPDDVVARGAPIADILVPEWGGAQEEYLAVARTGNSELAAAARERMRLQGMSDSLISSVARSGRPHSTITVTAPISGAITALGVRSGMTVASGQTLAEISGFSPIWLEANVPEAHASSVRVGQPIEASLTAFPEDRFSGRIVAILATAQAASRTITVRAELSNPGGRLKPGMFAQVTLLPERREALLIPSEAVIRTGRRTIVMLKQDAGGFAPAEVRIGREANGRTEVLAGLAPGEEVVTSGQFLLDSEASLTGLDIRPVDAASGDTGSGGGARTQGAGNATLSATGTIEKIGERSITLRHGPVPRLDWPAMTMAFAVEGSAQLRGLKRGDHVRFTFTQSEAGPRIASITKVDQ; this comes from the coding sequence GTGACAAATGCGTGGAGCAGGCTCACCCCGCGTCACAAATCGTGGATGGTCACCGGCGTTATCGTCCTGACGACCTTTGCTGCCGGATACGGAATTGCGCGACTGGGAACGCAGGGCGATTCCACTGTTGCCGTAAGCGCTGATTGCGAGGACGTGCTGTACTGGTACGATCCGATGGTGCCCGGTCAGCATTTCAACGAGCCCGGCAAATCACCGTTCATGGACATGCAACTGGTGCCCAAATGCGCTGGAGAGGAAGCATCGACCGGTGTGCGCATCGATCCGGGACTGGTCCAGAACTTTGGCATTCGCACTTCGGCTGCCGAATATGGCGTCCTTGAACCGGAAATCACGGTCACCGGGGTGCTTGCCTATAACGGCCGTGATGTCGCCATCGTGCAGCCACGTGCGGGGGGATATGTTCAACGCACTTATGGCCGCGCTCCTGATGATGTCGTGGCCCGCGGTGCCCCTATCGCCGACATTCTCGTTCCCGAATGGGGCGGAGCCCAGGAGGAATACCTCGCAGTGGCCCGCACCGGGAACAGCGAACTTGCTGCGGCAGCGCGTGAACGGATGCGGTTGCAGGGCATGTCCGACTCCCTGATTTCTTCGGTCGCGCGCAGCGGACGCCCTCATTCCACTATTACGGTTACAGCTCCTATCAGCGGTGCAATCACCGCGTTGGGAGTGCGCTCGGGAATGACGGTCGCCTCGGGCCAGACGCTGGCCGAGATCAGCGGGTTCTCACCCATCTGGCTCGAGGCCAATGTTCCGGAGGCGCATGCTAGCTCCGTGAGGGTTGGCCAGCCAATCGAAGCGAGCCTGACCGCCTTTCCAGAAGACCGCTTCAGCGGCCGTATTGTCGCCATCTTGGCGACCGCGCAGGCTGCGAGCCGGACGATCACCGTTCGCGCGGAACTCTCCAACCCCGGCGGGCGGCTGAAACCGGGGATGTTTGCGCAGGTCACGCTCCTACCCGAACGGCGCGAAGCGCTGCTGATCCCGTCGGAGGCGGTAATCCGTACCGGCCGGCGCACTATCGTCATGCTGAAGCAGGATGCCGGGGGATTTGCGCCGGCGGAGGTTCGGATCGGCCGGGAAGCGAACGGTCGGACCGAGGTTCTCGCCGGACTCGCCCCCGGCGAGGAAGTGGTAACTTCCGGGCAATTCCTGCTCGATTCCGAAGCCAGCCTGACTGGCCTCGATATCCGGCCAGTCGACGCGGCTAGCGGGGACACAGGCAGTGGCGGCGGCGCGCGCACTCAAGGTGCCGGTAACGCGACCCTTAGCGCAACGGGGACGATCGAGAAGATCGGTGAGCGCTCAATCACGCTTAGGCATGGACCGGTACCGCGACTCGATTGGCCGGCAATGACAATGGCATTCGCCGTTGAGGGCAGCGCGCAGCTACGCGGACTGAAACGTGGCGACCACGTTCGCTTCACCTTTACGCAGAGCGAGGCCGGACCACGCATCGCGTCGATCACGAAGGTGGATCAATGA
- a CDS encoding efflux RND transporter permease subunit produces MIGRLIDWSIANRLFVVLTAIAVTLGGLWAVRTTPVDAIPDLSDVQVVVRSNYPGQAPRIVEDQVTYPLATTMLSVPGAKTVRGYSMFGDSYVYIIFEDGTDLYWARSRVLEYLNQVQNRLPDGVTSTLGPDATGVGWIYEYAIVDRSGGHDLAGLRSLQDWFLRYELKTIPGIAEVASVGGMVRQYQIVLDPYRMASFGVTHAEIVRAIQASNQETGGSVVEMGEAEYMVRASGYLTSLDDFRQIPLRTVGVGVPVTLGDVATIQVGPEMRRGIAELDGQGEVAGGIVVLRQGADARSAIAAVEQRLASLQASLPQGVEIVTTYDRSRLIDASVENLTHKLIEEFIVVALVCALFLWHARSALVAIVTLPLGVLAAFVVMRFQGVNANIMSLGGIAIAIGAMVDAAVVMIENAHKHLERWEQENPDVLLSVKERWRIIADASKEVGPALFFSLLIITLSFLPVFTLQAQEGRLFAPLAFTKTYAMAAAAILSVTLVPVLMGWLIRGKIPSEDSNFINRGLTRAYRPGLDWVMRRPKLTLAIAGAIFLTTAIPFTRLGGEFLPPLDEGDLLYMPSALPGLSPAEASALLQRTDRLIKSVPEVETVFGKAGRADTATDPAPLTMFETTIRFKPRDEWRAGMTPDKLVEELDRVVQVPGLANVWVPPIRNRIDMLATGIKSPIGVKVSGEDLGEIERVALRIEDIAGDIPGVSSALAERLSGGRYVDVDIDRAAAARYGLNIADVQQIVSGAIGGANVARTVEGLARYPINVRYPREIRDSIDELRALPVLTPSGQQITLGTIATLRVSDGPPMLKSEQGRLTSYVYVDVRGRDLAAVVADLQQAVANKLEVPPGVSLSYAGQFEYLTRAYERLQVVVPATLAIIFLLLYLIFRRVDEALLIMGTLPFALTGGFWLLYLMGYNQSVATAVGFIALAGVSAEFGVVMLIYLKAALQRRGEDPAGNEVGEAIREGALLRVRPKAMTVAVILAGLFPILIGSGAGAEVMSRIAAPMVGGMITAPLLSMFLLPAAYLLMRQPKANPTKDKGDEECVPQPG; encoded by the coding sequence ATGATCGGCCGGCTTATCGACTGGTCGATAGCGAACCGGCTGTTCGTAGTCCTCACAGCGATTGCCGTTACGCTTGGCGGGCTTTGGGCTGTCCGGACTACGCCGGTGGATGCCATTCCAGACCTGTCAGATGTGCAGGTGGTGGTTCGATCCAACTATCCCGGCCAGGCACCGCGGATCGTCGAGGACCAGGTTACCTATCCGCTTGCCACGACAATGCTGTCGGTGCCCGGCGCCAAGACCGTGCGCGGTTACTCAATGTTCGGCGACAGCTATGTCTACATCATCTTCGAGGATGGCACCGACCTCTACTGGGCGCGTTCGCGCGTCCTCGAATACCTCAACCAGGTGCAGAACCGGCTTCCCGACGGCGTAACCAGCACATTGGGACCAGATGCCACCGGCGTAGGATGGATCTATGAATACGCAATAGTCGACCGGTCCGGAGGGCATGACCTTGCAGGCCTGAGATCGCTCCAGGACTGGTTCCTACGATACGAGCTCAAGACCATTCCGGGCATCGCCGAAGTCGCCAGTGTCGGGGGCATGGTCAGGCAGTACCAGATCGTGCTCGATCCCTATCGTATGGCCTCCTTCGGGGTGACCCATGCCGAGATTGTGAGGGCGATCCAGGCCTCCAACCAGGAAACCGGCGGGTCGGTGGTCGAGATGGGCGAAGCCGAATACATGGTTCGGGCGTCAGGATATCTTACTTCGCTTGACGACTTCAGGCAGATCCCACTTAGGACCGTTGGTGTCGGCGTCCCGGTCACGCTCGGTGATGTCGCGACGATCCAGGTCGGGCCGGAAATGCGTCGGGGCATCGCCGAACTCGACGGCCAGGGCGAAGTTGCCGGCGGGATCGTGGTCCTGCGCCAGGGCGCCGATGCGCGTAGCGCGATCGCAGCAGTCGAGCAGAGGCTCGCCAGCCTACAGGCCAGCCTGCCGCAGGGTGTCGAAATCGTCACGACCTACGACCGGTCACGGCTGATCGATGCCTCGGTCGAGAACCTGACACACAAGCTCATCGAGGAGTTCATCGTCGTGGCGCTCGTGTGCGCCCTGTTCCTGTGGCACGCGCGCTCGGCTCTCGTCGCCATAGTGACCCTGCCGTTAGGCGTCCTTGCCGCCTTCGTAGTCATGCGGTTTCAGGGCGTGAACGCGAACATCATGTCGCTCGGCGGCATTGCCATCGCCATAGGCGCGATGGTCGATGCGGCGGTGGTGATGATCGAGAACGCCCACAAGCATTTGGAACGCTGGGAGCAGGAAAATCCTGATGTGCTTCTGTCGGTCAAAGAGCGCTGGCGTATCATCGCCGATGCCTCCAAGGAAGTAGGCCCGGCACTGTTTTTCAGCCTGCTTATTATCACGCTGTCGTTCCTTCCCGTTTTCACCCTGCAGGCGCAGGAAGGACGGCTGTTTGCACCACTCGCCTTCACCAAGACCTATGCGATGGCGGCGGCTGCGATCCTCTCGGTCACGCTGGTGCCGGTGCTCATGGGCTGGCTGATCCGGGGCAAGATTCCCTCGGAAGACAGCAACTTTATCAATCGCGGGCTGACCCGGGCTTACCGGCCCGGCCTCGACTGGGTCATGCGACGACCGAAGCTGACACTTGCCATCGCGGGAGCCATTTTCCTCACCACGGCCATACCTTTCACCCGGCTCGGCGGCGAATTTCTGCCCCCGCTCGACGAAGGGGACCTGCTTTACATGCCGAGCGCCCTGCCTGGCCTGTCTCCGGCGGAAGCCTCCGCGCTCCTCCAGCGAACGGACCGGCTGATCAAATCAGTGCCGGAAGTCGAGACGGTGTTCGGAAAGGCGGGGCGGGCGGACACGGCGACCGATCCTGCTCCCCTGACGATGTTCGAGACCACCATCCGCTTCAAGCCGCGCGACGAGTGGCGTGCCGGAATGACACCCGACAAGCTCGTCGAGGAACTCGACAGGGTGGTCCAGGTGCCCGGTCTGGCCAACGTTTGGGTCCCTCCGATCCGCAACCGGATCGATATGCTGGCTACCGGCATCAAGAGTCCGATCGGCGTCAAGGTGTCCGGCGAGGATCTGGGCGAGATCGAACGGGTAGCGCTGAGAATAGAAGATATCGCCGGAGATATACCGGGTGTCAGCTCGGCGCTCGCCGAGCGGTTGTCGGGCGGGCGCTATGTCGATGTCGACATCGACCGGGCAGCGGCCGCCCGCTATGGCCTCAACATTGCCGACGTGCAGCAGATCGTCTCGGGCGCGATCGGCGGTGCAAATGTTGCCCGGACCGTCGAGGGGCTGGCGCGCTATCCGATCAATGTTCGCTATCCGCGCGAAATCCGCGACAGCATCGACGAATTGCGGGCGCTCCCGGTGCTCACGCCTTCGGGTCAGCAGATTACCCTTGGCACTATAGCGACTTTGCGCGTGAGCGACGGGCCACCGATGCTCAAGAGCGAACAGGGCCGTCTGACCAGCTATGTCTACGTCGATGTGCGCGGCCGCGACCTTGCTGCTGTGGTTGCGGATCTCCAGCAGGCAGTAGCGAACAAACTCGAAGTGCCCCCGGGTGTCAGCCTGTCCTACGCGGGGCAATTTGAATACCTTACGCGCGCCTACGAGCGGCTGCAGGTCGTGGTGCCCGCAACGCTCGCGATCATCTTCCTGCTACTTTATCTTATATTCCGGCGGGTCGATGAGGCACTGCTGATCATGGGAACGCTGCCGTTCGCCCTGACAGGCGGATTCTGGCTTCTTTATCTGATGGGCTACAATCAGTCCGTCGCAACTGCGGTCGGTTTTATCGCGCTCGCCGGGGTCTCGGCAGAATTTGGCGTGGTCATGCTCATCTATCTGAAAGCTGCGCTGCAACGGCGTGGCGAAGACCCCGCCGGCAATGAAGTCGGAGAAGCGATCCGAGAAGGGGCCCTGCTGCGCGTGCGGCCCAAGGCGATGACCGTGGCGGTTATCCTCGCCGGCCTTTTCCCGATCCTCATCGGGAGCGGAGCCGGCGCAGAAGTCATGAGCCGCATTGCCGCGCCCATGGTGGGCGGGATGATCACCGCGCCGCTGCTCTCAATGTTTCTGCTGCCCGCAGCCTACCTGCTGATGCGGCAGCCGAAAGCTAATCCCACGAAAGACAAAGGAGATGAAGAATGCGTACCCCAACCAGGTTGA
- a CDS encoding copper-binding protein translates to MRTPTRLMIAIIPFALAACSEQSEPEQSENMPMASQDMPMNGAMPMGGQMGEAMGQMANAQGTVTAIDDEAGTITIDHGPVEAVDWPAMTMAFEADESERMKVKVGDEVTFGFRMADSGSEITSIEKK, encoded by the coding sequence ATGCGTACCCCAACCAGGTTGATGATTGCCATCATCCCATTCGCACTTGCTGCCTGCAGCGAACAAAGCGAGCCGGAGCAAAGCGAGAATATGCCCATGGCGTCCCAGGATATGCCTATGAACGGCGCCATGCCGATGGGCGGGCAGATGGGCGAGGCGATGGGACAGATGGCTAATGCGCAAGGCACCGTTACAGCTATCGACGATGAGGCCGGAACGATCACGATTGATCACGGCCCGGTTGAAGCAGTCGACTGGCCTGCCATGACGATGGCCTTTGAAGCGGACGAAAGCGAACGGATGAAGGTCAAGGTGGGCGACGAGGTCACCTTCGGCTTTCGCATGGCCGACTCAGGAAGCGAGATAACCTCGATAGAAAAGAAGTGA
- a CDS encoding DUF302 domain-containing protein produces the protein MSYYYSKILDGPIEAALERVRSALGTEGFGIINEIDMSKTLKQKIGADFRPYRILGACNPALAYEALQIEDKVGTMLPCNVIVQQLPSGEIEVAAINPVASMSAIDNEELKKAANQVKNKLEAAIDRL, from the coding sequence ATGAGCTACTACTATTCAAAAATACTCGATGGCCCGATCGAAGCGGCACTCGAACGTGTTCGCTCCGCGCTCGGAACCGAAGGATTCGGGATCATCAACGAAATCGATATGTCCAAGACATTGAAGCAAAAGATCGGGGCCGATTTCCGTCCCTACCGAATTCTTGGCGCCTGCAATCCGGCTCTCGCCTACGAAGCACTGCAGATTGAGGATAAGGTTGGCACGATGTTGCCATGCAACGTGATCGTCCAGCAGCTGCCCTCCGGAGAGATCGAAGTTGCTGCCATCAACCCGGTCGCCTCGATGAGTGCGATCGACAACGAAGAACTGAAAAAGGCTGCGAACCAGGTCAAGAATAAGCTTGAAGCGGCAATCGATCGGCTGTGA
- a CDS encoding IS630 family transposase (programmed frameshift): protein MGSAIGLRDDYDGAALRRLARASKSANQTRRLLALAEIYDGGSRTAAARIGGVGLQIVRDWVVRFNTRGPDGLLDGKAPGPRSRLNDIQRRALLEVVERGPIPAVHGVVRWRLIDLVQWLHDEFAVSLDVSTVSRELKKLGYVKLTARPRHHAQNELAAEAFKKGFAAELAKVRATLPKGTPIEIWFQDEARIGQKNKITRRWARRGTRPSAPKDQRTKSAYIFGAICPEQGKGAGLVLPFCNTEMMSLHLAEISLAVAPGAHAVVLMDQAGWHMTGKLIVPDNISIIALPAKCPELNPVENIWQFMRDNWLSNRVFTSHDNIVDHCCEAWNKLTDQPWRIMTIGRRKWARGS from the exons ATGGGTTCAGCGATCGGCTTGCGTGATGATTATGATGGCGCTGCCTTGAGGCGATTGGCGCGTGCGTCGAAGAGCGCGAACCAGACGCGGCGGCTTTTAGCCTTGGCCGAGATCTACGACGGTGGCAGCCGGACTGCGGCGGCGCGGATCGGCGGGGTGGGTCTGCAGATCGTGCGAGACTGGGTGGTCCGGTTCAATACCCGTGGCCCGGATGGCCTTCTGGATGGCAAGGCACCCGGTCCTCGATCCCGGCTCAATGATATTCAGCGCCGCGCGCTTCTGGAGGTTGTCGAGCGTGGTCCGATCCCGGCGGTGCATGGCGTCGTGCGCTGGCGGCTGATCGATCTGGTGCAGTGGCTTCATGATGAGTTTGCGGTTTCGCTCGATGTGAGCACCGTGTCGCGCGAACTGAAGAAGCTGGGCTACGTCAAGCTCACGGCTCGGCCTCGCCACCATGCCCAGAACGAACTCGCCGCGGAGGCCTTCAAAAAG GGTTTTGCCGCCGAGCTGGCAAAGGTCAGAGCAACCCTCCCCAAGGGCACGCCCATAGAGATATGGTTCCAGGACGAAGCGCGGATCGGCCAAAAGAACAAGATCACGCGGCGCTGGGCCAGACGCGGGACCCGGCCATCAGCGCCCAAGGATCAGCGGACGAAATCGGCCTACATCTTCGGCGCGATCTGCCCCGAGCAGGGCAAGGGTGCCGGCCTTGTTCTGCCCTTCTGCAATACAGAGATGATGTCCCTGCATCTTGCCGAAATCTCCCTCGCCGTCGCCCCCGGCGCTCACGCGGTCGTGCTGATGGATCAGGCCGGTTGGCACATGACCGGAAAGCTCATCGTGCCCGACAACATCAGCATCATCGCGCTGCCAGCCAAGTGCCCAGAGCTCAACCCCGTCGAGAACATCTGGCAGTTTATGCGCGACAACTGGCTCTCCAACCGCGTGTTCACCTCCCACGATAACATCGTCGATCACTGCTGCGAGGCGTGGAACAAGCTCACCGATCAGCCATGGCGCATCATGACCATCGGCCGCCGCAAATGGGCCCGTGGGTCATGA
- a CDS encoding DUF6692 family protein gives MNRIIFAASALALGVAGCNQNTAPGNDREAELEPPASPAAIEPASVALANVATAIIKPETMTPADVKAIGGTDDRCVFRLTEVGFPSFIYEAGGEGFIKLNGKLIPLQAAGKDRFTSDNLLVATRAVDETGNAGMQAMEVIVVPPEANDEIGYRGYVKCPA, from the coding sequence GTGAACAGGATCATTTTCGCGGCCTCCGCGCTGGCGCTCGGTGTTGCGGGCTGCAACCAGAACACCGCCCCGGGCAACGACCGGGAAGCCGAACTCGAACCTCCGGCCAGTCCTGCCGCGATCGAACCCGCTTCAGTCGCGCTCGCCAATGTCGCAACAGCGATCATCAAACCCGAAACAATGACCCCGGCCGACGTCAAGGCGATCGGCGGCACCGATGACCGCTGCGTCTTCCGGCTCACCGAGGTCGGGTTTCCCAGTTTCATTTACGAGGCCGGGGGCGAGGGGTTCATCAAACTCAACGGCAAGCTCATTCCTTTGCAGGCAGCTGGAAAGGATCGCTTCACCAGCGACAATCTTCTCGTCGCGACACGCGCCGTTGACGAAACAGGCAACGCTGGAATGCAAGCAATGGAAGTGATCGTCGTTCCTCCAGAGGCGAACGACGAGATCGGCTACCGTGGCTATGTCAAATGTCCGGCATAA
- a CDS encoding DUF305 domain-containing protein translates to MVATSTVIMFFLMYANTYDADHFFWSETRFWMMFVMGAMMMVVMLLFMWGMYKDRKRNMIIIGVGALVFTLALWLVRSQSTIDDVDYMSAMIPHHSIAIMTSERAHLRDPRTRKLAHDIIVAQRREIAQMKYLIADIRENGERTSERLPEWLEAPAAAVSSPAPQEGDVQ, encoded by the coding sequence ATGGTCGCAACGTCGACCGTCATCATGTTTTTCCTCATGTACGCGAACACCTATGATGCCGATCATTTCTTCTGGAGCGAAACACGCTTCTGGATGATGTTTGTTATGGGCGCGATGATGATGGTGGTCATGCTTCTCTTTATGTGGGGCATGTACAAAGACCGGAAGAGGAACATGATCATCATCGGAGTGGGCGCACTCGTCTTTACGCTCGCTCTGTGGCTGGTGCGCAGTCAGAGCACGATCGACGATGTGGACTACATGTCGGCCATGATCCCGCACCACTCGATCGCGATCATGACCAGCGAACGTGCGCACCTCCGCGATCCGCGTACCCGTAAATTGGCACACGACATCATCGTCGCGCAGCGGCGTGAAATTGCGCAGATGAAATACCTGATCGCCGATATACGCGAGAATGGCGAACGCACGTCTGAGCGTCTGCCGGAGTGGCTCGAGGCCCCCGCAGCAGCGGTCTCTTCGCCGGCACCACAGGAAGGAGACGTCCAGTGA
- a CDS encoding ion channel has protein sequence MIRLARRAVQPTSVNSLRLSLAYLVVLASHLLVTGLFALGFAGAARMGLGGFDKEPAMSAMDLFYFSLINITTLGLGDIYPTGHLSALAGIESLTGFLLISCTAQFVFSTMKKQEA, from the coding sequence ATGATCCGCCTGGCAAGGCGGGCCGTCCAGCCTACCTCGGTTAATTCTCTGCGACTGAGCCTCGCCTATCTCGTCGTGCTGGCCAGTCATCTGCTTGTGACCGGTCTTTTCGCCCTCGGCTTCGCGGGTGCTGCGAGAATGGGCCTCGGCGGTTTCGACAAGGAGCCTGCCATGAGTGCGATGGACCTCTTCTATTTCTCGCTCATCAACATCACGACGCTCGGTCTCGGAGATATCTATCCGACCGGGCATCTGAGCGCTCTGGCGGGGATCGAGTCGCTGACCGGATTCCTTCTGATCAGCTGCACCGCGCAATTCGTGTTCTCGACAATGAAAAAACAGGAGGCCTAG